From a single Vibrio toranzoniae genomic region:
- the cobO gene encoding cob(I)yrinic acid a,c-diamide adenosyltransferase yields MSTEDNKEQRHKARQQKVKEQVDARVAAAQEVKGLLLVITGNGKGKSTSGFGTITRAVGHGKKCAVAQFVKGTWDNGEKNVLQKLDVEFQVMGTGFTWETQNKAQDIEAAQRVWKECQRMLADESIDVILFDELTYMVSYGYIELDEVVEALNNRPKMQSVIITGRGAHRTLTEMADTVSEVRNVKHAFESGVKALQGVDW; encoded by the coding sequence ATGTCGACCGAAGACAACAAAGAACAACGCCATAAAGCAAGACAACAAAAAGTAAAAGAACAAGTCGATGCACGTGTCGCTGCAGCACAAGAAGTTAAAGGCCTATTATTGGTGATCACTGGCAACGGTAAAGGCAAGTCAACATCAGGCTTCGGCACCATTACTCGCGCAGTGGGTCACGGTAAGAAGTGTGCCGTTGCTCAGTTTGTTAAAGGCACTTGGGATAACGGCGAAAAGAACGTTCTGCAAAAACTCGATGTAGAGTTCCAAGTCATGGGCACCGGTTTTACGTGGGAAACTCAAAACAAAGCTCAAGATATTGAAGCCGCACAGCGCGTATGGAAAGAGTGTCAACGCATGCTGGCTGACGAGTCGATTGATGTAATTCTGTTTGATGAGTTAACCTACATGGTAAGTTATGGCTACATCGAACTGGATGAAGTGGTTGAAGCGTTGAATAACCGTCCGAAGATGCAGTCTGTAATCATTACAGGCCGTGGTGCTCACCGTACTCTAACAGAGATGGCAGATACGGTATCTGAAGTTCGTAACGTGAAGCACGCTTTCGAATCTGGAGTTAAAGCGCTACAAGGCGTCGACTGGTAA
- a CDS encoding low molecular weight protein-tyrosine-phosphatase, with amino-acid sequence MKKILVVCMGNICRSPTGEAVLRKRAQQLNIDVAVDSAGTIGFHQGNPPDSRSKAAGEKRGYSFEGITSRKVMMNDFEEFDLILAADKANLDDLMSQCPAHLQYKIALFLSFGESQYQEVPDPYYGEGNGFELVLDLIEESSEAILRSI; translated from the coding sequence ATGAAAAAGATACTCGTGGTTTGCATGGGGAATATTTGTCGCTCGCCAACTGGTGAGGCGGTACTCAGAAAGAGAGCACAACAGCTTAATATTGATGTTGCGGTCGACTCTGCGGGGACGATTGGTTTTCATCAAGGAAACCCGCCAGACTCACGCTCCAAAGCGGCAGGCGAGAAGCGAGGCTACAGTTTCGAAGGTATTACGTCACGCAAAGTCATGATGAATGACTTTGAAGAGTTTGATCTAATACTCGCGGCTGATAAGGCGAATTTAGATGACTTAATGAGCCAGTGTCCGGCTCATCTGCAATACAAGATTGCGCTGTTTTTGAGTTTTGGCGAGTCGCAGTATCAAGAGGTACCCGATCCGTATTATGGCGAAGGGAATGGTTTTGAGTTGGTTTTGGATTTAATTGAAGAGTCCAGTGAAGCGATTCTGCGTTCGATTTAA
- a CDS encoding SulP family inorganic anion transporter: MFEFPQFSKHSVKNDVLSGLTVALALVPEAVAFAFVAGVDPMVGLYAAFIVGLITSVFGGRPGMISGATGAMAVVMVSLVATHGVQYLFAAVMLAGLLQIAAGVFKLGKFIRIVPHPVMIGFVNGLAIVIFLAQLGQFKAPDVTGALTWLPSGQMTLMLGLVALTMAIIHFLPKLTTAVPSSLVAIVTVTALVVGLDLETRTVVDFLRTMSGDEAATLAGSLPTFSIPAVPFSLETLYIILPYAVILAAIGLIESLLTLTVLDEMTNTRGQSNRECVGQGMANVTCSVFGAMGGCAMIGQSMINVNSGGRGRLSGIVAAVALLMFILFGSALIEMIPLAALVGVMFMVVIGTFEWATFKLARRVPKQDFFVIVLVTVVTVMTDLAVAVFVGVIASALMFAWQHAKHIYADTSVNGKGSKEYKVNGPIFFGSTANFLELFDAYNDPQDVIVDFANSRVTDHSAIEAIDTIAERYAAQGKTLHLRHLSQDCVTMLHKAGSLVEANVAEDPIYKVMSK; encoded by the coding sequence ATGTTCGAATTCCCACAATTTTCAAAGCACTCTGTAAAGAATGATGTGCTTTCAGGTCTTACAGTAGCCCTAGCTCTGGTACCTGAAGCCGTAGCATTCGCCTTTGTTGCAGGCGTTGACCCAATGGTTGGTCTATACGCTGCATTCATCGTAGGTTTAATTACTTCTGTCTTCGGCGGTCGTCCAGGTATGATTTCTGGTGCAACTGGCGCAATGGCTGTTGTAATGGTGAGCCTAGTAGCAACCCATGGCGTTCAATACCTATTTGCGGCAGTTATGCTAGCCGGCCTTCTGCAAATTGCAGCGGGTGTATTTAAGCTAGGTAAATTCATCCGTATCGTTCCGCACCCAGTAATGATTGGTTTCGTGAACGGCTTAGCGATCGTTATCTTCCTAGCGCAGCTTGGACAATTTAAGGCACCAGACGTAACAGGTGCACTAACTTGGTTACCAAGTGGTCAAATGACACTGATGTTAGGCCTTGTTGCACTGACTATGGCTATCATCCACTTTCTACCTAAACTAACAACAGCGGTACCATCGTCATTGGTTGCTATTGTGACGGTAACCGCTTTGGTTGTTGGCCTTGACCTAGAAACTCGTACTGTTGTTGATTTCTTACGCACTATGTCTGGTGACGAAGCAGCAACACTAGCGGGCTCTCTACCAACATTCTCGATTCCAGCAGTACCGTTTAGCCTAGAAACGCTATACATCATCCTACCATACGCCGTGATTCTTGCTGCGATTGGTCTAATTGAATCACTACTGACGCTAACCGTACTAGACGAAATGACAAACACTCGTGGTCAATCTAACCGTGAATGTGTTGGTCAAGGTATGGCTAACGTGACGTGTTCAGTATTTGGCGCGATGGGTGGTTGTGCGATGATCGGTCAATCGATGATCAACGTAAACTCAGGTGGTCGTGGTCGTCTTTCTGGTATCGTTGCTGCCGTTGCACTACTGATGTTCATCCTATTCGGCTCTGCGCTTATCGAAATGATCCCTCTAGCAGCGCTAGTGGGTGTCATGTTTATGGTTGTTATCGGTACATTCGAATGGGCAACCTTCAAGCTTGCACGTCGCGTACCTAAGCAAGACTTCTTCGTTATCGTTCTTGTTACGGTTGTAACTGTAATGACGGATCTTGCGGTTGCTGTATTTGTGGGTGTTATTGCCTCAGCACTGATGTTTGCATGGCAACATGCTAAGCATATCTACGCAGACACATCGGTAAACGGCAAAGGCTCTAAAGAGTACAAAGTTAATGGCCCAATCTTCTTTGGTTCAACGGCTAACTTCCTTGAGTTATTTGACGCATACAACGATCCACAAGATGTTATCGTTGATTTCGCAAACTCACGCGTTACTGACCACTCTGCTATTGAAGCGATTGATACGATTGCTGAGCGTTACGCAGCACAAGGTAAAACGCTTCACCTTCGCCACCTAAGCCAAGACTGCGTCACTATGCTACACAAAGCAGGTAGCTTGGTTGAAGCAAACGTTGCAGAAGACCCAATCTACAAAGTAATGTCTAAGTAA
- the rne gene encoding ribonuclease E, with protein MKRMLINATQKEELRVALVDGQRLFDLDIESPGHESKKANIYKGRITRIEPSLEAAFVDYGAERHGFLPLKEIAREYFPEGYTYQGRPSIKEVLKEGQEVIVQVEKEERGSKGAALTTFISLAGSYLVLMPNNPRAGGISRRIEGDERTQLKAALSTLELPQGMGLIVRTAGVGKSAEELEWDLNVLLNHWGAIKQASDSNAAPFLIHQESNVIVRAIRDYLRRDIGEILIDSNTIFERAQAHIQLIRPDFMNRVKKYDGEVPLFSHYQIESQIESAFQREVRLPSGGSIVIDPTEALTSIDINSARATKGGDIEETALNTNLEAADEIARQLRLRDLGGLVVIDFIDMTPVRHQREVESRLRDAVRLDRARVQIGRISRFGLLEMSRQRLSPSLAEASHHICPRCTGTGVVRDNESLALSVLRLIEEEALKDNTAQVLAVVPVPIASYLLNEKRRSVNHIEKNQEVKITVVPNSDMETPHFEVIRVREGEEFDLLSYLLPNKLEALKEAESKEPAEQTVRPKKLEEPALKGFAAPAQSAPSPSSDPAPKAVEKKKAEPATTQEPGLIGRFFKAIGSFLFSSADQEEKQEAQEEKKEEEKPKNNRNNGNRQRRDRNDNRRRNQRGERSERGDNRNENRDNKRRRKPARDEKPEEQKEAAPQQNRQPRKPKQDRRNKPRDEHKQRDEQAPSKLAEEGLQLAAEAQADKPEAPKAKPEAKAAKIKERRQRRKLNKQVRVKDQQAQAEATENASKEQAVAKEQSVSKEQSVVQEQKVAEQVEATQANAEQTEQEEPKQRRNRRSPRHLRASGQRRRRGRDRRPNPFRLRKGGVASPEMAMGKVMPRFIPKPHHKQAKPEVAEVQVAVEEQTSIQEQHAALETASQSNAAMAGGFACPELAMGKVIIRREEAAVEAQVAETPAVVEEAPVVEAQKVETLKAESVEVEQAPVETVKAEEVVVEAPVVETAVVEPTKAVEAPKAESVKVEEAPVVEAPASEATPKVAAAKKQAGSPMTKAPGPQEIKEIEVVAAPFRTERFVPKGAGSQVASNKAGAGMTKPHY; from the coding sequence ATGAAAAGAATGTTAATTAACGCAACTCAAAAAGAAGAGTTGCGTGTCGCTTTGGTTGATGGCCAGCGACTGTTCGATCTCGATATCGAAAGTCCAGGTCACGAGTCAAAAAAAGCGAATATCTACAAAGGACGTATTACCCGTATTGAGCCAAGCCTAGAAGCGGCATTTGTTGATTACGGCGCAGAACGTCACGGTTTCCTCCCTCTTAAAGAAATTGCCCGCGAATACTTCCCTGAAGGTTATACATATCAAGGCCGTCCTAGCATTAAAGAAGTGCTAAAAGAAGGCCAAGAAGTAATCGTACAAGTAGAGAAAGAAGAACGTGGTAGCAAAGGTGCTGCACTGACAACTTTCATCTCTTTGGCAGGTAGTTACTTAGTTCTTATGCCTAATAACCCTCGTGCTGGCGGTATTTCTCGTCGTATCGAAGGTGATGAACGCACTCAACTGAAAGCAGCATTAAGCACTCTTGAACTTCCTCAAGGTATGGGTTTAATCGTGCGTACAGCTGGTGTTGGCAAAAGTGCGGAAGAGTTAGAGTGGGATCTTAATGTGCTATTGAATCACTGGGGCGCTATCAAGCAAGCTTCTGATTCAAATGCAGCTCCTTTCCTAATCCACCAAGAAAGTAACGTTATTGTTCGCGCGATTCGTGACTACCTACGTCGTGATATTGGCGAGATTCTAATCGATAGCAATACAATTTTTGAACGTGCACAAGCGCACATTCAATTAATACGCCCAGATTTCATGAATCGCGTTAAGAAATACGATGGTGAAGTTCCACTATTCAGCCATTACCAGATTGAAAGCCAGATCGAATCTGCTTTCCAACGTGAAGTTCGCCTTCCATCTGGTGGTTCTATCGTAATCGACCCAACAGAAGCTCTAACTTCTATCGATATTAACTCTGCTCGTGCAACAAAGGGCGGCGATATCGAAGAAACAGCGCTAAACACTAACCTAGAAGCGGCCGATGAAATTGCACGTCAATTACGTCTACGTGACCTAGGTGGTCTTGTTGTAATCGACTTTATCGATATGACTCCGGTTCGCCACCAACGCGAAGTAGAAAGCCGTCTACGTGATGCCGTTCGTTTAGATCGCGCACGTGTTCAGATTGGTCGTATTTCTCGCTTTGGTCTTCTAGAGATGTCTCGCCAACGTTTGAGCCCATCACTAGCAGAAGCAAGCCACCACATTTGTCCTCGTTGTACAGGTACTGGTGTTGTTCGTGATAACGAATCTCTAGCACTGTCTGTTCTACGTCTGATTGAAGAAGAAGCGCTAAAAGACAACACTGCGCAAGTTCTTGCTGTAGTCCCTGTTCCTATCGCTTCTTACCTATTGAACGAGAAACGTCGCTCAGTAAATCACATCGAGAAGAACCAAGAAGTTAAGATCACTGTTGTACCTAACTCTGACATGGAAACACCGCATTTTGAGGTTATCCGTGTACGTGAAGGTGAAGAGTTTGATCTACTGTCTTACCTACTGCCTAACAAGCTAGAAGCTCTAAAAGAAGCGGAAAGCAAAGAACCAGCAGAACAGACTGTTCGTCCTAAAAAACTTGAAGAGCCAGCTCTGAAAGGTTTTGCAGCTCCAGCTCAATCAGCACCATCTCCATCTTCGGATCCAGCACCTAAAGCGGTAGAGAAGAAGAAAGCTGAGCCGGCAACGACTCAAGAGCCAGGCCTGATTGGTCGTTTCTTCAAAGCTATCGGTAGTTTCCTCTTTAGCTCTGCAGATCAAGAAGAGAAGCAAGAAGCACAAGAAGAGAAAAAAGAAGAAGAAAAACCTAAAAACAATCGAAACAACGGCAATCGTCAGCGCCGTGATCGTAACGATAACCGTCGTCGTAACCAACGTGGTGAACGTAGCGAGCGCGGTGACAATCGTAACGAAAACCGTGACAACAAACGTCGTCGTAAGCCAGCTCGTGACGAGAAGCCTGAAGAGCAGAAAGAAGCAGCTCCACAGCAAAATCGTCAGCCTCGTAAGCCTAAGCAAGATCGTCGTAACAAACCACGCGATGAGCATAAGCAACGCGATGAGCAAGCGCCATCTAAATTAGCAGAAGAAGGTCTACAGCTAGCGGCAGAAGCTCAAGCTGATAAACCAGAAGCGCCTAAGGCTAAGCCTGAAGCAAAAGCAGCTAAGATTAAAGAACGTCGTCAGCGTCGTAAACTGAACAAACAAGTTCGTGTTAAAGACCAACAAGCTCAAGCTGAAGCGACAGAAAACGCTTCAAAAGAACAAGCTGTTGCAAAAGAGCAATCTGTTTCGAAAGAGCAATCAGTCGTTCAAGAGCAAAAAGTTGCAGAGCAAGTAGAAGCAACTCAAGCAAATGCTGAGCAAACTGAACAGGAAGAACCGAAGCAACGTCGTAACCGTCGTTCTCCACGTCACCTACGTGCAAGTGGTCAACGTCGTCGTCGCGGTCGTGATCGTCGCCCTAACCCATTCCGCCTACGTAAAGGTGGTGTAGCTTCTCCAGAGATGGCTATGGGTAAAGTGATGCCTCGCTTCATTCCAAAACCTCACCACAAACAGGCAAAACCTGAAGTGGCTGAAGTTCAAGTGGCTGTTGAAGAGCAAACATCTATTCAAGAACAGCATGCCGCTCTAGAAACTGCATCACAAAGCAACGCAGCAATGGCAGGCGGCTTTGCATGCCCTGAACTGGCTATGGGCAAAGTGATTATCCGTCGCGAAGAAGCTGCTGTTGAAGCTCAAGTAGCTGAGACTCCTGCTGTAGTTGAAGAAGCTCCAGTTGTTGAAGCACAAAAAGTTGAAACGCTTAAAGCTGAAAGTGTGGAAGTTGAACAAGCTCCGGTTGAAACTGTGAAAGCAGAAGAAGTCGTAGTTGAAGCACCAGTTGTTGAAACTGCTGTCGTTGAACCAACAAAAGCAGTTGAAGCGCCTAAAGCTGAAAGTGTGAAAGTTGAAGAAGCTCCTGTGGTAGAAGCACCAGCTTCAGAAGCAACACCAAAAGTGGCAGCTGCTAAGAAACAAGCGGGTTCGCCAATGACTAAAGCTCCTGGTCCTCAAGAGATCAAAGAGATTGAAGTTGTTGCTGCTCCATTCCGTACTGAGCGCTTTGTACCGAAAGGTGCAGGCAGTCAGGTAGCGTCGAACAAAGCTGGCGCAGGCATGACTAAGCCACACTACTAG
- the rluC gene encoding 23S rRNA pseudouridine(955/2504/2580) synthase RluC, with the protein MSEIRTQVQFVDIDEDMAGQRIDNFLRNQLKNIPKSMIYRIVRKGEVRVNKKRIKAEYKLKAGDLVRIPPVTIEEKTEENVPSTKLNKVSELEQCIIYEDDHMLILNKPSGTAVHGGSGLKFGAIEALRALRPDARFLELVHRIDRDTSGILLIAKKRSALRHLQAQFREKTVQKYYFALVMGEWKNSCKVVNAPLLKNEVNSIVRVNPNGKASETRFRVLEKFKDATLVQASPITGRTHQIRVHTQYTGHPIAWDDRYGDRRFDAYTGKVGLDRLFLHAANIKFIHPGSEEKMDISAPMEVRLEKALTGLRKL; encoded by the coding sequence ATGAGCGAAATTAGAACCCAAGTCCAATTTGTCGACATTGACGAAGATATGGCTGGTCAGCGTATTGATAATTTCTTACGCAACCAATTAAAAAACATCCCGAAAAGCATGATTTACCGAATCGTTCGTAAAGGCGAAGTCCGCGTAAATAAAAAACGCATCAAGGCAGAGTACAAACTAAAAGCGGGTGATTTAGTTCGTATTCCACCTGTAACGATTGAAGAGAAAACGGAAGAGAACGTGCCAAGCACGAAACTCAACAAGGTTTCAGAATTAGAACAGTGCATCATCTATGAAGATGACCACATGCTGATTCTTAATAAACCGTCGGGTACAGCGGTCCATGGTGGCAGTGGGCTTAAGTTTGGCGCAATTGAAGCATTACGTGCCCTTCGCCCTGATGCTCGTTTTCTCGAATTAGTGCACCGTATTGATAGAGATACGTCTGGTATCTTGCTAATTGCTAAGAAGCGTTCGGCGCTAAGACACCTTCAAGCACAGTTCCGTGAAAAAACAGTTCAAAAATATTACTTCGCTTTAGTGATGGGCGAATGGAAGAACAGCTGTAAGGTTGTGAACGCACCCTTGTTGAAAAATGAAGTGAACAGCATTGTTCGTGTGAACCCGAATGGTAAGGCATCTGAGACGCGTTTTAGGGTGTTAGAGAAATTCAAAGATGCGACGTTAGTTCAAGCAAGTCCAATTACGGGGCGTACACACCAAATCCGTGTGCATACTCAATATACTGGCCACCCAATTGCTTGGGATGATCGTTACGGTGATCGTCGCTTTGATGCTTACACGGGTAAGGTTGGTCTGGATCGTTTGTTCTTACACGCAGCAAACATTAAGTTCATTCACCCAGGTAGTGAGGAAAAGATGGATATTTCAGCGCCAATGGAAGTGAGATTGGAAAAAGCACTGACTGGTTTGCGTAAGCTCTAA